One window from the genome of Pyxicephalus adspersus chromosome 6, UCB_Pads_2.0, whole genome shotgun sequence encodes:
- the POP5 gene encoding ribonuclease P/MRP protein subunit POP5 — protein sequence MRFKHRYFLCELVLEDPRQRHVITQGTVYHNVKEIVARLHGDFGVAAVSVALSVKYLNAYTGIIFIRSLKNYHKILGSSLPFITSLENRGQRYPCFINTLHIAGTIRSCQRFLIQYNREQLDRLLRNCTNPSEKENIRQSIVSCTLKSVEESEFTEDEEME from the exons ATGAGGTTTAAACACCG GTACTTCCTGTGTGAGCTGGTGCTGGAGGACCCCCGGCAGAGGCATGTCATCACGCAGGGTACAGTGTATCACAATGTGAAGGAGATAGTGGCTCGCCTGCATGGAGACTTCGGGGTTGCTGCTGTGTCTGTAGCCCTCTCAG TGAAATACCTTAATGCATACACTGGCATAATCTTCATCCGAAGTCTGAAAAATTACCACAAGATTCTGGGGTCATCCCTTCCTTTTATCACCAGCCTAGAGAACAGAGGTCAGCGATAtccatgttttataaacacaTTACATATTGCAG GCACTATTCGTTCATGTCAGAGATTCCTTATACAATACAACAGGGAGCAGCTGGATCGATTGCTAAGAAACTGTACCAATCCTA GTGAGAAAGAAAACATTCGTCAGTCCATAGTCAGCTGTACTTTGAAGAGTGTGGAAGAGTCAGAATTCACAGAAGATGAAGAGATGGAATAA